Genomic segment of uncultured Desulfobacter sp.:
GTTCCTTTACCTTATGATCGTGCTCATAAATTTTAGCCACTGTATTAATTACATGGTCACACGCCTCAGGAAAATCGTCCATGACGTCGACAAAGTTACGGCGTCCATGCACGAGACAATTGCATAATATCGATTCAAAACCTTTTGGCAGATTCCTGGACAGAGCATCACACATCTGTATTGGCCGATCTTTCCTGGAGCCCCGTTCTTGCAGAACCCTGGATAAATTTTCTCCAGCATGATTATTGCCGGTAAAAAACAGGGCAATCTTTCCTACGTCACATTCTGACAGGATTCCGGAAGTGAACATCCCTTTTCGTTTGGCTGCCTTATCGGTTTCTTTCATCAAGGATAAAATTTTCATTGTCGTATCGTCATTATACAACACCTTGCCTTGTGCAGCCTGACGGATTAGCTCTGTATATACCGGATGGATCTTGTCTGCTACGTTTTCTATGATTTCCCATTGGGTCGATGGGGGCAGCGGCATCCCCAGGCTGGCTTGAAGTTTGCCCAAGCGGTACAAAGGGACTCCGCTGCCATATTTTAAAAGGGCCAGCATGGCACCGGATTTGGCATCATATTTTTCTTTACCCACATTGTCGGGCGCCTGGGCAGTAAAAATCTGCCCACAAAGGTTGCACCGCAACTTCTGCAGTTCATATACTGTCGCCTGGAAGGGAGCACCGCCGGTTATCCGGACGATCTTGGCAGGTGGTTTTTCACCATACAATTTACCTTTTTCACAGGCAGGGCAATCATTACCTGACTTAAGGCTTTGATGACAGATCTTAATCTTCTTGGCGCCTTTATAGGCGTTTGCACCATTTTTGCCGTGACCTTTTTTCTTCTTTTTTCGTTTTGGTCGGTTCTGCGGATTCGACTTTTTCTTCTTTTCGGTCTTATCGCCGAATACCATTTTTAATAACCGTTTAATGGACGCTGCTTTTTCATTGGACAACGTATTCAAATAGGCAACGGTTTCAACCAATGCTTTGATCAACTCATAGTCGCCGTCCTGCAGTTCATTTGATCTTACCCGCTCAAGGAGCGCGTCAAGCTCGTCCTGCTTTATGTCCATCGTTCTTGACATGAAAATGTGCTATCACATTTAAGCTCTAATGTCTAGATTTTTTTCCACAAAAATACATTATTTTTTTGAGGATTTCCGTTCCATATCAACATCTGTAATTCATGTGCAGCCAATGGGTGAATTTCATCACCTCCCTTTTTAGGCCACCATTTAAAACGCCCCTTACTCAATCTTTTTTGACAAAGCCAGAAGCCCTGGCCATCATATATTAATATCTTCAGGGCAGTGCCTGGTTTGTTTCTGAAAACAAAGACATATCCGGAAAAAGGATTTTGTTTTAACACCTTACGACAAACAGCTGCCAGGCCGTCGATCCCCTTTCGAAAATCAGCAGGCGTTACTGCCAGCATTATCCGCATTTGCGGTGTGATTTGGATCATGGGACACCCGCCAGTAAATATTTACCAAGGCTGATCACTGCCGGGTCTGCACGACCTTTAAAACACATACGCATTTTAAAACCGGCCGGGTTCTCCATTTCTATTACACAGTTGGTATCTTCCGGCGCTGGAGTGATCTCTATAAACAGGGGGGATTCATCGCCTACTTCAGGAGAATCGACTGCGGTACAATGAGTGGCATCAAAAATCTTTTCTTTTAATGCAGTATGATTGAGCCGTAAACTGTGGGCAATCTTATTTATGCTCATCCCTTGAGAATGGTAAAGGTCCGTTGCTGCCTGCCATAAATTATCCGGTATCCTGGACCTTCCGGTTCTGTTATTTCGCCAGTTTGCAAAAAGCTGCTGGACTTTTTCTAATGAGATTGATTGTTCTGCGGTCAATAATTGTTTGTTCATCGGTCCCTCCATTAGCAACGTTCAAGTTGGAACCGATAATATCACCCGGGACTGGGTCTTTCACGCTGGCTTACCGAAAGGACACTGCTGTTTAAACTCAATAGTGTCAACCAGATGAT
This window contains:
- a CDS encoding IS66 family transposase translates to MSRTMDIKQDELDALLERVRSNELQDGDYELIKALVETVAYLNTLSNEKAASIKRLLKMVFGDKTEKKKKSNPQNRPKRKKKKKGHGKNGANAYKGAKKIKICHQSLKSGNDCPACEKGKLYGEKPPAKIVRITGGAPFQATVYELQKLRCNLCGQIFTAQAPDNVGKEKYDAKSGAMLALLKYGSGVPLYRLGKLQASLGMPLPPSTQWEIIENVADKIHPVYTELIRQAAQGKVLYNDDTTMKILSLMKETDKAAKRKGMFTSGILSECDVGKIALFFTGNNHAGENLSRVLQERGSRKDRPIQMCDALSRNLPKGFESILCNCLVHGRRNFVDVMDDFPEACDHVINTVAKIYEHDHKVKEQGLDDAQRLQYHQAHSGPLMRTLKVWLEDKFENKEVEPNSSLGKAISYMLNHWPELTRFLEVPGAPLDNNLCEQLLKKSILHRKNSLFYKTEHGAYIGDLFMSLIHTCNLQNINPFEYLTALQKHSSEIFQNPADWLPWSFENTIAKKSEETADNL
- the tnpB gene encoding IS66 family insertion sequence element accessory protein TnpB (TnpB, as the term is used for proteins encoded by IS66 family insertion elements, is considered an accessory protein, since TnpC, encoded by a neighboring gene, is a DDE family transposase.) produces the protein MIQITPQMRIMLAVTPADFRKGIDGLAAVCRKVLKQNPFSGYVFVFRNKPGTALKILIYDGQGFWLCQKRLSKGRFKWWPKKGGDEIHPLAAHELQMLIWNGNPQKNNVFLWKKI